Proteins encoded together in one Salarchaeum sp. JOR-1 window:
- a CDS encoding caspase family protein, translated as MEERTGDTFDAAGIGARIDTPPHGGLSVYDPIARTRIRVETDAENVREQGAEDRFPMPLDAAVSFRTDAITFPVVVAVHVRQADGTHVTQTDHFAFEEFPAGEYVLDLAAPIKLYVRASGPMTVRSDADTTVIEFDRETRVAVGARSFHDSPAGTVTTTDDPRDVMEAVNAFGHALKTQEPARSYPTLRGHPPRLERGDELVIPPGLEAPETDVRMAVPPRFEYIYPAVSLAYYLGARLVPGETPEIRTADGFTYSLDREGGYEATVARTLKQVFVLDCVARTEGYYEVPLFERAALEASLDISFSEARAASPTERLATYLSVPFESVEPYCPTWKLTADVTPSAEYLELVPYLVDELAVVRTPTDDAVASATEQAESVREFYRATDGGTNGGRYVRPTAADSVEQTWAGEGTPIGASKAMVAAYENRVNRSLAPGDIGITVVCNETDMIEERDMTNTVYGSRDELPFDVRQHENLTQAELREVLAADTDFLHYIGHIDEEGIECADGKLALDSIETTGVDAFFLNACSSYRVGAKLVEAGAIGGIVTLSDVLNNAAVTMGKALARLLNVGYPLNVALETARNESYAGGQYVTIGDGGLGIVQPESNLPDLVEITDVRDGTVDITYRTFLTRSFDLGTMMAPTIRSESMYYLAPVRDGLEYTLSVEELVEFVDRRTPIRFDGSLHWADTFDFSRLD; from the coding sequence ATGGAGGAGCGAACCGGGGATACGTTCGACGCCGCCGGAATCGGCGCGCGAATCGACACGCCCCCGCACGGAGGGCTGTCGGTGTACGACCCGATAGCTCGCACGCGGATTCGCGTCGAGACCGACGCGGAGAACGTCCGAGAGCAGGGTGCCGAAGACCGGTTCCCGATGCCGCTCGACGCGGCGGTTTCGTTCCGAACGGACGCGATCACGTTTCCGGTGGTGGTCGCGGTTCACGTCCGGCAGGCCGACGGGACGCACGTCACGCAGACCGACCACTTCGCGTTCGAGGAGTTCCCCGCGGGCGAGTACGTGCTCGACCTCGCGGCCCCGATAAAGCTCTACGTCCGCGCGTCGGGACCGATGACGGTTCGGTCGGACGCGGACACCACGGTCATCGAGTTCGACCGCGAGACGCGGGTGGCGGTCGGCGCGCGGTCGTTCCACGACTCGCCGGCTGGGACGGTGACGACGACCGACGACCCCCGGGACGTGATGGAGGCCGTGAACGCGTTCGGGCACGCGCTGAAGACGCAGGAGCCCGCGCGGTCGTACCCGACGCTCCGCGGCCACCCGCCGCGGCTGGAGCGCGGGGACGAACTCGTGATTCCGCCGGGCCTGGAAGCCCCCGAGACGGACGTCCGGATGGCCGTGCCGCCGCGTTTCGAGTACATTTATCCGGCGGTGTCGCTCGCGTACTACCTCGGCGCGCGACTGGTGCCCGGCGAGACGCCCGAGATTCGGACGGCGGACGGGTTCACGTACTCGCTCGACCGCGAGGGCGGGTACGAGGCGACAGTCGCGCGCACCCTGAAGCAAGTGTTCGTACTGGACTGTGTAGCCCGCACAGAGGGGTACTACGAGGTGCCGCTGTTCGAGCGCGCCGCCCTCGAAGCGTCGCTCGACATCTCGTTCTCGGAGGCGCGCGCGGCGTCGCCGACGGAGCGACTCGCCACTTACCTCTCGGTGCCGTTCGAGTCCGTGGAGCCGTACTGTCCGACGTGGAAGCTCACCGCGGACGTGACGCCGAGCGCGGAGTACCTCGAACTCGTTCCCTACCTCGTGGACGAACTCGCGGTCGTGCGGACGCCGACGGACGACGCCGTCGCGAGCGCGACCGAGCAGGCGGAGTCGGTTCGCGAGTTCTACCGCGCGACGGACGGCGGGACGAACGGCGGGCGGTACGTCCGGCCGACCGCGGCCGACTCCGTCGAGCAGACGTGGGCTGGCGAGGGGACGCCGATCGGCGCGAGCAAAGCGATGGTCGCGGCGTACGAGAACCGCGTGAACCGCTCGCTCGCGCCCGGCGACATCGGCATCACCGTAGTATGTAACGAGACGGATATGATAGAGGAGCGGGACATGACGAACACGGTGTACGGGTCGCGGGACGAGCTCCCGTTCGACGTGCGCCAGCACGAGAACCTCACCCAGGCGGAACTCCGCGAGGTGCTGGCTGCGGACACGGACTTCCTCCACTACATCGGGCACATCGACGAGGAGGGAATCGAGTGCGCGGACGGGAAACTCGCGCTCGACAGCATCGAGACGACGGGCGTCGACGCGTTCTTCCTGAACGCGTGTTCCTCGTATCGGGTCGGCGCGAAGCTCGTCGAGGCGGGCGCAATCGGCGGTATCGTCACGCTGAGCGACGTGCTGAACAACGCGGCCGTGACGATGGGGAAGGCGCTCGCCCGCCTCCTGAACGTCGGGTACCCGCTGAACGTCGCGCTCGAAACCGCGCGAAACGAGAGTTACGCGGGCGGCCAGTACGTCACTATCGGCGACGGCGGCCTCGGCATCGTCCAGCCGGAGTCGAACCTCCCGGATCTCGTTGAAATTACTGACGTGCGGGACGGCACCGTGGATATCACGTACCGGACGTTCCTGACACGGTCGTTCGATCTCGGGACGATGATGGCGCCGACGATACGGAGCGAGTCGATGTACTACCTCGCGCCGGTGAGGGACGGGCTGGAGTACACGCTGAGCGTAGAGGAGCTGGTGGAGTTCGTCGACAGAAGAACGCCGATTCGGTTCGACGGGTCGTTACACTGGGCCGATACGTTCGATTTCTCGCGGTTGGATTAG
- a CDS encoding ABC transporter substrate-binding protein, whose protein sequence is MVNEGSQNDNGRCSGNEVEGERNIVSAIGASADRRTFLKGTGAAGLAASAGCLGGGSSSDAPSGTFKVGVLTSHTGTENPIGNSIARSAELAAEELNANGGVLGNDVEVFVKTTNEQPQRGKTKYEELTVSENVDFTTGVFTSEVLLNLMDSIAGQQKVHMTAGAATPEASTMLKDEYEKYKYWFRTGPVNAHFLGANMVDFAEANFSDMGWDSVYVLTEDYTWTEPVDEVLRNQLADAGVEVAGMKRYSGETKDFSTIYDQVEASGADAAFVAMAHSGSTALVQYAKQQRPFAFGGIHVPMQLPSYWGLVNGACAYGVTQNTATPNSEITEKTVPYANAYHDMVGKYPVYTGYIAYDAVKNYAAAAENAGSRNPDDVVAELESMSFTGTAGTVRYYGKNAEYPHDVVYDRTGENGVRPLWLQWKPTESGDGGKQTTIYPDSLAAGEYESPPWV, encoded by the coding sequence ATGGTTAACGAAGGTAGTCAGAACGACAATGGGCGTTGTTCTGGTAACGAAGTCGAGGGGGAACGAAACATCGTTAGCGCTATAGGGGCGAGTGCGGATCGGCGGACGTTCCTCAAGGGAACGGGTGCGGCCGGCCTCGCGGCGTCCGCCGGCTGTCTCGGCGGCGGCAGCAGCAGTGACGCGCCGAGCGGCACGTTCAAAGTCGGCGTCCTCACCTCACACACGGGCACGGAGAACCCGATCGGGAACTCTATCGCGCGCTCCGCGGAGCTCGCCGCCGAGGAGCTGAACGCGAACGGCGGCGTCCTCGGAAACGACGTCGAGGTGTTCGTGAAGACGACGAACGAACAGCCCCAGCGCGGGAAGACGAAGTACGAGGAGCTCACCGTCAGCGAGAACGTCGACTTCACGACCGGCGTGTTCACGAGCGAGGTTCTCCTCAACCTCATGGACAGCATCGCGGGCCAGCAGAAAGTCCACATGACCGCGGGCGCAGCGACGCCCGAGGCCTCCACGATGCTGAAGGACGAGTACGAGAAGTACAAGTACTGGTTCCGAACCGGCCCCGTGAACGCGCACTTCCTCGGCGCGAACATGGTGGACTTCGCGGAAGCGAACTTCTCCGACATGGGCTGGGACTCCGTCTACGTCCTCACCGAGGACTACACGTGGACCGAGCCCGTGGACGAAGTCCTCCGGAACCAGCTCGCGGACGCCGGCGTCGAAGTCGCGGGGATGAAGCGGTACTCGGGCGAAACGAAGGACTTCTCCACCATCTACGACCAGGTGGAGGCGTCCGGCGCGGACGCCGCGTTCGTCGCGATGGCGCACTCCGGAAGCACGGCGCTCGTCCAGTACGCGAAACAGCAGCGTCCGTTCGCGTTCGGCGGCATCCACGTGCCGATGCAGCTCCCCTCCTACTGGGGGCTCGTCAACGGCGCGTGCGCGTACGGCGTCACCCAGAACACCGCGACGCCGAACTCCGAAATCACGGAGAAGACGGTTCCGTACGCGAACGCGTACCACGATATGGTCGGAAAGTACCCCGTCTACACGGGCTACATCGCGTACGACGCCGTGAAGAACTACGCGGCCGCGGCCGAGAACGCGGGGTCTCGGAACCCCGACGACGTGGTCGCCGAACTGGAGAGCATGAGCTTCACCGGAACTGCCGGCACGGTTCGGTACTACGGGAAGAACGCGGAGTACCCGCACGACGTCGTGTACGACCGAACCGGCGAGAACGGCGTCCGTCCGCTCTGGCTCCAGTGGAAGCCGACCGAGAGCGGGGACGGCGGCAAGCAGACCACCATCTACCCGGACAGCCTCGCAGCCGGCGAGTACGAGAGTCCGCCCTGGGTATAA